The following coding sequences lie in one Globicephala melas chromosome 15, mGloMel1.2, whole genome shotgun sequence genomic window:
- the ZG16 gene encoding zymogen granule membrane protein 16: MLTVAFLAILCASASASKLQASSSSFSGEYGGYGGKRFSHSANQLDGPITAIRVRVNSYYIIGLQVRYGTVWSDYVGGKLGKLHEIALDPGESVVQVSGKYRNYLRKLVFVTDKSRVLTFGKNRGKNFKAVPLHPNTVLRFISGRSGQSIINAIGFHWDVYPSKHENC, encoded by the exons ATGTTGACCGTTGCTTTTCTTGCCATTCTTTGTGCATCAGCCTCTGCCAGTAAGC TTCAGGCCAGCTCCTCCTCTTTCAGTGGAGAGTATGGAGGCTACGGAGGAAAGCGATTCTCCCATTCTGCAAACCAGCTGGATGGCCCCATCACTGCCATTCGTGTCCGAGTTAACAGCTACTACATCATAGG TCTCCAGGTGCGCTACGGCACGGTGTGGAGCGATTACGTGGGTGGCAAGTTGGGAAAGCTGCACGAGATCGCCCTGGACCCTGGGGAATCAGTGGTCCAGGTGTCGGGAAAGTACAGGAACTACCTGAGAAAGCTGGTCTTTGTGACTGACAAGTCCCGCGTCTTGACTTTTGGGAAAAACAGAGGCAAGAATTTCAAAGCTGTCCCCTTGCACCCCAACACTGTGCTACGATTCATCAGTGGCCGATCTGGCCAATCCATTATCAATGCCATTGGCTTCCACTGGGATGTCTACCCCAGTAAACACGAGAACTGCTGA
- the KIF22 gene encoding kinesin-like protein KIF22 yields MATATSGAGRCRLSKVGAGRRPPPARVRVAVRLRPFVDGAAGESDTPCVRGLDSCSLEIANWRNHQETLKYQFDAFYGERSSQQDIYAGSVQPILRHLLEGQNASVLAYGPTGAGKTHTMLGSPEQPGVIPRALMDLLQLTREESAEGRPWALSVTMSYLEIYQEKVLDLLEPSSGDLVIREDCRGNILIPGLTQKPITSFADFERHFLPASRNRTVGATRLNQRSSRSHAVLLVKVDQRERLAPFRQREGKLYLIDLAGSEDNRRTGNKGLRLKESGAINTSLFVLGKVVDALNQGLPRVPYRDSKLTRLLQDSLGGSAHSILIANIAPERRFYLDTVSALNFAARSKEVINRPFTNESLQLHVLAPIKLSKKELLGPSEAKRARGPEEEETGSPEPPAAPSSTSQKLSPLQKLNSMDPAMVERLLSLDRLLGSQGSQGTPLLSTPRRERMVLMKTVEAKDLEIERLKMKQKELEAKVLAQEAADPKEKENYSPTMLRPLARRTVTVAKPLKKAVVMPLQLIQEQAAYPNAEIHILKKKGRKRKLESLDASEPEEKGEDCWELQISPELLAHGRQKILDLLNEGSARDLRSLQRIGQKKAQLIVGWRELHGPFSQVEDLERVEGISGKQMESFLKANILGLAAGQRCGPS; encoded by the exons ATGGCGACGGCGACCTCGG GAGCCGGTCGCTGTCGGCTAAGCAAGGTGGGAGCTGGCCGGCGCCCACCTCCAGCTCGCGTAAGGGTAGCTGTGCGACTGCGGCCATTTGTGGATGGAGCAGCTGGAGAAAGTGATACCCCCTGTGTACGGGGCCTGGACAGCTGTTCTCTAGAGATTGCCAACTGGAGGAACCACCAGGAGACTCTCAAATACCA GTTTGATGCTTTCTATGGGGAGAGGAGCTCTCAGCAGGACATCTATGCAGGATCAGTGCAGCCCATCCTAAGGCACCTGTTGGAAGGGCAGAATGCCAGTGTGCTTGCCTATGGGCCCACAGGAGCAG GGAAGACGCACACAATGCTGGGCAGCCCAGAGCAACCTGGGGTGATTCCCCGGGCTCTCATGGACCTCCTACAGCTCACAAGGGAGGAGAGCGCTGAGGGCCGACCATGGGCCCTCTCTGTCACTATGTCCTATTTAGAGATCTACCAGGAAAAG GTATTAGACCTCTTGGAACCTTCATCAGGAGACCTGGTGATCCGAGAAGACTGCCGAGGAAACATCCTGATTCCGGGCCTCACGCAGAAGCCCATCACTAGCTTTGCTGATTTTGAGCGGCATTTCCTGCCAGCCAGTCGAAATCGGACAGTAGGAGCCACCAGGCTCAACCAGCGCTCCTCCCGCAGTCACGCTGTGCTCCTGGTTAAG GTGGATCAGCGGGAACGTTTGGCCCCATTTCGCCAGCGGGAGGGAAAACTCTACCTGATTGACTTGGCTGGCTCAGAGGACAACCGGCGCACAGGCAACAAGGGCCTGCGGCTGAAGGAGAGTGGAGCCATCAACACCTCCCTCTTTGTACTGGGCAAGGTGGTCGATGCGCTGAACCAGGGCCTCCCTCGGGTGCCCTACCGGGACAGCAAGCTTACTCGCCTGTTGCAG GACTCTCTGGGTGGCTCGGCCCACAGCATCCTGATCGCCAACATTGCCCCTGAGAGACGCTTCTACCTAGACACAGTCTCTGCACTCAACTTTGCAGCCAGGTCCAAGGAGGTGATCAATCGGCCTTTTACCAATGAGAGCTTACAGCTTCATg TCTTGGCACCTATTAAACTGTCTAAGAAAGAACTGCTAGGCCCATCAGAAGCAAAGAGAGCCCGAGGCCCTGAGGAAGAGGAGACTGGGAGTCCTGAACCCCCAGCAGCTCCATCTTCTACCTCCCAGAAACTCAG CCCCCTACAGAAGCTAAATAGCATGGACCCAGCTATGGTGGAGCGCCTTCTAAGCTTGGACCgtctgctgggctcccaggggaGCCAGGGGACCCCTCTGCTGAGCACCCCGAGGCGAGAGCGGATGGTGCTTATGAAGACAGTGGAGGCGAAGGATCTGGAAATTGAG AGGCTTAAGATGAAGCAAAAAGAACTGGAAGCCAAGGTGCTGGCCCAGGAGGCTGCAGacccaaaggagaaagagaactACTCTCCCACAATGCTCCGACCCCTTGCCCGCCGCACAGTCACAGTGGCTAAGCCCCTCAAAAAGGCTGTGGTGATGCCCCTACAACTGA TTCAGGAGCAGGCAGCATACCCAAATGCCGAGATCCATATCTTGAAGAAGAAAGGCCGGAAGAGAAAG CTGGAGTCCCTGGATGCCTCAGAGCCGGAGGAGAAGGGTGAGGACTGCTGGGAGCTACAGATCAGCCCGGAGCTACTGGCCCATGGGCGCCAAAAAATATTAGATCTGCTGAATGAAGGGTCAGCCCGGGATCTGCGCAGCCTGCAGCGCATTGGGCAAAAGAAGGCTCAGCTCATCGTGGGCTGGAGAGAGCTCCACGGGCCCTTCAGCCAG GTGGAGGACCTGGAACGCGTCGAGGGCATATCCGGGAAACAGATGGAGTCGTTCCTGAAG GCGAACATCCTGGGTCTTGCCGCGGGCCAGCGCTGTGGGCCCTCCTGA
- the MAZ gene encoding myc-associated zinc finger protein isoform X3: MDPGNWSSFIFQGHAQNPLQVGAELQSRFFASQGCAQSPFQAAPAPPPTPQAPAAEPLQVDLLPVLAAAQESAAAAAAAAAAAAAAAVAAAPPAPATASTVDTAALKQPPAPPPPPPPVSAPAAEAAPPVSAATIAAAAATAVVAPTSTVAVAPVASALEKKTKSKGPYICALCAKEFKNGYNLRRHEAIHTGAKAGRVPSGAMKMPTMVPLSLLSVPQLSGAGGGGGEAGAGGGAAAVAAGGVVTTTASGKRIRKNHACEMCGKAFRDVYHLNRHKLSHSDEKPYQCPVCQQRFKRKDRMSYHVRSHDGAVHKPYNCSHCGKSFSRPDHLNSHVRQVHSTERPFKCEKCEAAFATKDRLRAHTVRHEEKVPCHVCGKMLSSAYISDHMKVHSQGPHHVCELCNKGFTTAAYLRIHAVKDHGLQAPRADRILCKLCSVHCKTPAQLAGHMQTHLGGAAPPVPGDAPQPQPTC; encoded by the exons atGGATCCAGGCAACTGGAGCAGCTTCATCTTCCAG GGTCACGCCCAGAACCCCCTGCAGGTCGGGGCTGAGCTCCAGTCCCGCTTCTTTGCCTCCCAGGGCTGCGCCCAGAGTCCATTCCAG GCCGCGCCGGCGCCCCCACCCACGCCCCAGGCCCCGGCGGCCGAGCCCCTCCAGGTGGACTTGCTCCCGGTTCTTGCCGCCGCCCAGGAgtccgccgccgccgcggccgcgGCCGCCgcagccgctgccgccgccgccgttGCTGCTgcgcccccggccccggccaCCGCCTCCACTGTGGACACAGCGGCTCTGAAGCAGCCCCCGGCGCCCCCTCCGCCGCCCCCTCCGGTGTCGGCGCCCGCCGCTGAGGCCGCGCCCCCTGTCTCTGCCGCCACCATCGCCGCAGCCGCGGCCACCGCCGTCGTTGCCCCAACCTCGACGGTCGCCGTGGCCCCGGTCGCATCTGCCTTGGAGAAGAAGACAAAGAGCAAGGGGCCCTACATCTGTGCCCTGTGCGCCAAGGAGTTCAAGAACGGCTACAACCTCCGAAGGCACGAGGCCATCCACACGGGAGCCAAAGCCGGCCGGGTCCCTTCGGGTGCTATGAAGATGCCCACCATGGTGCCCCTGAGCCTCCTGAGCGTGCCCCAGCTGAGCGGAgccggcgggggagggggagaagcgGGTGCCGGCGGCGGAGCGGCCGCAGTGGCCGCCGGTGGCGTGGTGACCACGACCGCCTCGGGAAAGCGCATCCGGAAGAACCACGCCTGCGAGATGTGCGGCAAGGCTTTCCGCGACGTCTACCACCTGAACCGACACAAGCTGTCGCACTCGGACGAGAAGCCCTACCAGTGCCCGGTGTGCCAGCAGCGCTTCAAGCGCAAGGACCGCATGAGCTACCACGTGCGCTCACATGACGGCGCTGTGCACAAGCCCTACAACTGCTCCCACTGTGGCAAGAGCTTCTCCCG GCCGGATCACCTCAACAGTCACGTCAGACAAGTGCACTCAACAGAACGGCCCTTCAAATGTGAG aaaTGTGAGGCAGCTTTTGCTACGAAGGATCGGCTGCGGGCCCACACAGTACGACACGAGGAGAAGGTGCCATGTCATGTGTGTGGCAAGATGTTGAGCTCGGCTTATATTTCGGACCACATGAAGGTGCACAGCCAGGGCCCTCACCATGTCTGTGAGCTCTGCAACAAAG GCTTCACCACGGCAGCATACCTGCGCATCCACGCGGTGAAGGACCATGGGCTCCAGGCCCCGCGGGCTGACCGCATCCTGTGCAAGCTGTGCAGCGTGCACTGCAAGACCCCTGCCCAGCTGGCCGGCCACATGCAGACCCATCTGGGGGGGGCCGCCCCCCCTGTCCCGGGAGACGCCCCCCAGCCACAGCCCACCTGCTGA
- the MAZ gene encoding myc-associated zinc finger protein isoform X1, with protein MFPVFPCTLLAPPFPVLGLDSRGVGGLMNSFPPPQGHAQNPLQVGAELQSRFFASQGCAQSPFQAAPAPPPTPQAPAAEPLQVDLLPVLAAAQESAAAAAAAAAAAAAAAVAAAPPAPATASTVDTAALKQPPAPPPPPPPVSAPAAEAAPPVSAATIAAAAATAVVAPTSTVAVAPVASALEKKTKSKGPYICALCAKEFKNGYNLRRHEAIHTGAKAGRVPSGAMKMPTMVPLSLLSVPQLSGAGGGGGEAGAGGGAAAVAAGGVVTTTASGKRIRKNHACEMCGKAFRDVYHLNRHKLSHSDEKPYQCPVCQQRFKRKDRMSYHVRSHDGAVHKPYNCSHCGKSFSRPDHLNSHVRQVHSTERPFKCEKCEAAFATKDRLRAHTVRHEEKVPCHVCGKMLSSAYISDHMKVHSQGPHHVCELCNKGFTTAAYLRIHAVKDHGLQAPRADRILCKLCSVHCKTPAQLAGHMQTHLGGAAPPVPGDAPQPQPTC; from the exons ATGTTCCCCGTGTTCCCTTGCACGCTGCTGGCCCCCCCCTTCCCCGTGCTGGGCCTGGACTCCCGGGGGGTGGGCGGCCTCATGAACTCCTTCCCGCCACCTCAGGGTCACGCCCAGAACCCCCTGCAGGTCGGGGCTGAGCTCCAGTCCCGCTTCTTTGCCTCCCAGGGCTGCGCCCAGAGTCCATTCCAG GCCGCGCCGGCGCCCCCACCCACGCCCCAGGCCCCGGCGGCCGAGCCCCTCCAGGTGGACTTGCTCCCGGTTCTTGCCGCCGCCCAGGAgtccgccgccgccgcggccgcgGCCGCCgcagccgctgccgccgccgccgttGCTGCTgcgcccccggccccggccaCCGCCTCCACTGTGGACACAGCGGCTCTGAAGCAGCCCCCGGCGCCCCCTCCGCCGCCCCCTCCGGTGTCGGCGCCCGCCGCTGAGGCCGCGCCCCCTGTCTCTGCCGCCACCATCGCCGCAGCCGCGGCCACCGCCGTCGTTGCCCCAACCTCGACGGTCGCCGTGGCCCCGGTCGCATCTGCCTTGGAGAAGAAGACAAAGAGCAAGGGGCCCTACATCTGTGCCCTGTGCGCCAAGGAGTTCAAGAACGGCTACAACCTCCGAAGGCACGAGGCCATCCACACGGGAGCCAAAGCCGGCCGGGTCCCTTCGGGTGCTATGAAGATGCCCACCATGGTGCCCCTGAGCCTCCTGAGCGTGCCCCAGCTGAGCGGAgccggcgggggagggggagaagcgGGTGCCGGCGGCGGAGCGGCCGCAGTGGCCGCCGGTGGCGTGGTGACCACGACCGCCTCGGGAAAGCGCATCCGGAAGAACCACGCCTGCGAGATGTGCGGCAAGGCTTTCCGCGACGTCTACCACCTGAACCGACACAAGCTGTCGCACTCGGACGAGAAGCCCTACCAGTGCCCGGTGTGCCAGCAGCGCTTCAAGCGCAAGGACCGCATGAGCTACCACGTGCGCTCACATGACGGCGCTGTGCACAAGCCCTACAACTGCTCCCACTGTGGCAAGAGCTTCTCCCG GCCGGATCACCTCAACAGTCACGTCAGACAAGTGCACTCAACAGAACGGCCCTTCAAATGTGAG aaaTGTGAGGCAGCTTTTGCTACGAAGGATCGGCTGCGGGCCCACACAGTACGACACGAGGAGAAGGTGCCATGTCATGTGTGTGGCAAGATGTTGAGCTCGGCTTATATTTCGGACCACATGAAGGTGCACAGCCAGGGCCCTCACCATGTCTGTGAGCTCTGCAACAAAG GCTTCACCACGGCAGCATACCTGCGCATCCACGCGGTGAAGGACCATGGGCTCCAGGCCCCGCGGGCTGACCGCATCCTGTGCAAGCTGTGCAGCGTGCACTGCAAGACCCCTGCCCAGCTGGCCGGCCACATGCAGACCCATCTGGGGGGGGCCGCCCCCCCTGTCCCGGGAGACGCCCCCCAGCCACAGCCCACCTGCTGA
- the MAZ gene encoding myc-associated zinc finger protein isoform X5, with translation MFPVFPCTLLAPPFPVLGLDSRGVGGLMNSFPPPQGHAQNPLQVGAELQSRFFASQGCAQSPFQAAPAPPPTPQAPAAEPLQVDLLPVLAAAQESAAAAAAAAAAAAAAAVAAAPPAPATASTVDTAALKQPPAPPPPPPPVSAPAAEAAPPVSAATIAAAAATAVVAPTSTVAVAPVASALEKKTKSKGPYICALCAKEFKNGYNLRRHEAIHTGAKAGRVPSGAMKMPTMVPLSLLSVPQLSGAGGGGGEAGAGGGAAAVAAGGVVTTTASGKRIRKNHACEMCGKAFRDVYHLNRHKLSHSDEKPYQCPVCQQRFKRKDRMSYHVRSHDGAVHKPYNCSHCGKSFSRPDHLNSHVRQVHSTERPFKCEASSSHSHFLQIKDPQGSDSFNFLPPSSYSPKL, from the exons ATGTTCCCCGTGTTCCCTTGCACGCTGCTGGCCCCCCCCTTCCCCGTGCTGGGCCTGGACTCCCGGGGGGTGGGCGGCCTCATGAACTCCTTCCCGCCACCTCAGGGTCACGCCCAGAACCCCCTGCAGGTCGGGGCTGAGCTCCAGTCCCGCTTCTTTGCCTCCCAGGGCTGCGCCCAGAGTCCATTCCAG GCCGCGCCGGCGCCCCCACCCACGCCCCAGGCCCCGGCGGCCGAGCCCCTCCAGGTGGACTTGCTCCCGGTTCTTGCCGCCGCCCAGGAgtccgccgccgccgcggccgcgGCCGCCgcagccgctgccgccgccgccgttGCTGCTgcgcccccggccccggccaCCGCCTCCACTGTGGACACAGCGGCTCTGAAGCAGCCCCCGGCGCCCCCTCCGCCGCCCCCTCCGGTGTCGGCGCCCGCCGCTGAGGCCGCGCCCCCTGTCTCTGCCGCCACCATCGCCGCAGCCGCGGCCACCGCCGTCGTTGCCCCAACCTCGACGGTCGCCGTGGCCCCGGTCGCATCTGCCTTGGAGAAGAAGACAAAGAGCAAGGGGCCCTACATCTGTGCCCTGTGCGCCAAGGAGTTCAAGAACGGCTACAACCTCCGAAGGCACGAGGCCATCCACACGGGAGCCAAAGCCGGCCGGGTCCCTTCGGGTGCTATGAAGATGCCCACCATGGTGCCCCTGAGCCTCCTGAGCGTGCCCCAGCTGAGCGGAgccggcgggggagggggagaagcgGGTGCCGGCGGCGGAGCGGCCGCAGTGGCCGCCGGTGGCGTGGTGACCACGACCGCCTCGGGAAAGCGCATCCGGAAGAACCACGCCTGCGAGATGTGCGGCAAGGCTTTCCGCGACGTCTACCACCTGAACCGACACAAGCTGTCGCACTCGGACGAGAAGCCCTACCAGTGCCCGGTGTGCCAGCAGCGCTTCAAGCGCAAGGACCGCATGAGCTACCACGTGCGCTCACATGACGGCGCTGTGCACAAGCCCTACAACTGCTCCCACTGTGGCAAGAGCTTCTCCCG GCCGGATCACCTCAACAGTCACGTCAGACAAGTGCACTCAACAGAACGGCCCTTCAAATGTGAG GCCTCATCATCTCACTCCCATTTCCTACAGATCAAAGATCCCCAAGGCTCTGATTCCTTTAACTTCTTGCCCCCCTCTTCCTACTCCCCGAAGCTTTAA